One window of Leptospira yasudae genomic DNA carries:
- the rplU gene encoding 50S ribosomal protein L21, which yields MYAIISVGNRQYKVTQDQEFLTEKTGKNAGESFDAKVLLFAESSNKVHIGQPELKTARVSLKVLEDVKGDKIHAYVYKRRKNYQKAWGHRQQLQKVKVVSLSAV from the coding sequence ATGTACGCTATTATTTCAGTTGGAAACAGACAATACAAGGTAACCCAGGATCAGGAATTTCTGACCGAAAAAACCGGCAAAAACGCGGGTGAATCCTTTGACGCAAAAGTTCTTCTTTTCGCGGAATCCAGCAATAAGGTTCATATCGGACAACCTGAGCTAAAAACGGCTCGTGTTTCCTTAAAAGTTCTCGAAGACGTAAAAGGTGACAAAATTCACGCTTACGTTTACAAAAGAAGAAAGAACTATCAAAAAGCTTGGGGCCACAGACAACAGCTCCAAAAAGTTAAGGTCGTTTCTCTCTCCGCAGTTTGA
- a CDS encoding ribosomal-processing cysteine protease Prp produces the protein MIRIRITRNGEFYSSLESEGHSPVSLGKKGENLLCSAVSVLVQTLYLHLLQSGKAKPAEIADGYLRFEVLQQDALIQTSFDLVLTGLKNLKSQYPTEIELIGVPENGT, from the coding sequence TTGATCCGAATTCGGATAACTCGTAACGGAGAATTTTATTCTTCCTTGGAAAGCGAGGGACATTCCCCGGTTTCTTTAGGAAAAAAAGGGGAGAATCTTCTCTGCTCTGCCGTCTCGGTTCTGGTTCAGACCTTATATCTGCACCTCCTCCAATCCGGCAAAGCGAAACCCGCAGAGATCGCCGACGGCTATCTGCGATTCGAAGTTCTCCAGCAAGACGCATTGATACAAACTAGTTTCGATTTGGTTCTCACCGGGTTAAAAAACCTCAAGAGCCAATATCCGACAGAAATTGAACTGATAGGAGTACCTGAAAATGGCACATAA
- the rpmA gene encoding 50S ribosomal protein L27, whose product MAHKKGGGSSKNGRDSNSQRLGVKRFGGESVLAGNILVRQRGTKFRPGNNVGLGKDHTLFALVHGKVKFEMVSKLKMQVSVYPE is encoded by the coding sequence ATGGCACATAAGAAAGGTGGTGGATCTTCTAAGAACGGCCGGGATTCAAATTCCCAGAGACTCGGCGTAAAACGTTTCGGCGGTGAATCCGTTCTCGCAGGAAATATTCTCGTTCGTCAAAGAGGAACAAAATTCCGCCCTGGCAACAACGTTGGCCTTGGAAAGGATCACACTCTCTTTGCTCTCGTTCACGGGAAAGTAAAGTTCGAGATGGTATCCAAATTGAAGATGCAGGTTTCCGTTTACCCGGAATAA
- the obgE gene encoding GTPase ObgE, with amino-acid sequence MESFVDEVAIEVFAGHGGAGSVHFRREKYVEFGGPDGGDGGIGGNVIIRPNLSMYTLDKYLSKRKFKAEAGFPGVGDNCSGKKGEDLILFVPLGTQIYDEETGDLLFDFVSDTQEFVVVRGGRGGKGNTHFKSSTNQTPRFAQPGEEGEYKFLRLSLKLLADVGIVGLPNAGKSTLISKITDAHPKIAGYAFTTLSPNLGVVKRRGDIFRFTIADIPGIIEGASMGIGLGLSFLRHIERVKGILYLFDASSLDIEEDLKMLKNELSTYNPELLKRPYLIVLNKIDVWDDPEFTKDVIQKVSHLGKVIAISADKETNLEELLITMDETFFKEEIEKVLNPVKESKSALSEESDDDSAALGSISNSPDKASDRKEFQE; translated from the coding sequence ATGGAATCCTTTGTAGACGAAGTCGCCATTGAAGTGTTCGCCGGTCACGGCGGAGCAGGTTCCGTTCATTTCCGCAGGGAAAAATACGTCGAGTTCGGCGGTCCCGACGGCGGAGACGGAGGAATCGGCGGAAACGTGATCATTCGTCCGAATCTTTCCATGTACACCTTGGACAAATATCTTTCCAAAAGAAAGTTCAAAGCGGAAGCCGGTTTTCCCGGAGTCGGCGACAATTGTTCCGGCAAAAAAGGAGAAGACTTGATCCTCTTCGTTCCTCTCGGAACGCAGATCTACGACGAGGAAACCGGCGATCTTCTTTTCGATTTCGTTTCCGACACGCAGGAATTCGTCGTCGTACGAGGCGGCCGAGGCGGAAAAGGAAACACACACTTTAAATCTTCCACCAATCAAACTCCCCGCTTCGCGCAGCCCGGAGAGGAGGGAGAATATAAATTTCTACGTCTTTCGTTGAAACTTTTGGCCGACGTCGGAATCGTCGGTCTTCCGAACGCAGGTAAATCGACTTTGATCTCAAAGATCACGGACGCGCATCCGAAGATCGCGGGCTACGCGTTTACGACTCTTTCTCCGAACCTCGGCGTTGTTAAGCGAAGAGGAGATATCTTCCGTTTTACGATCGCGGACATTCCCGGCATCATCGAAGGCGCGAGCATGGGAATCGGGCTCGGACTTTCGTTTCTGCGTCATATCGAGCGAGTGAAGGGAATTTTATATCTGTTCGACGCTTCCTCTTTGGACATCGAAGAGGATTTGAAGATGCTGAAAAACGAACTTTCCACATACAATCCGGAACTTCTCAAGCGCCCTTATCTGATCGTATTGAACAAAATCGACGTGTGGGACGATCCCGAATTTACCAAGGACGTAATCCAAAAAGTTTCCCATCTCGGTAAGGTGATCGCGATCTCCGCGGACAAGGAAACGAACTTGGAAGAACTTTTAATCACAATGGACGAAACCTTTTTCAAAGAAGAAATCGAAAAGGTTTTAAATCCGGTAAAAGAATCCAAATCCGCTTTGTCGGAAGAATCGGACGATGACTCTGCCGCACTCGGTTCGATTTCGAATTCGCCCGACAAGGCGTCGGATCGCAAGGAGTTCCAAGAATGA
- the proB gene encoding glutamate 5-kinase → MNSSILERSALSEKIRSAEMIVIKVGSARLSGPSSEVNDFLFQLVSDIRHLRDLGKKVILVSSGAIARGRLLLSELPSSISSGDSLSEKQALAAMGQNRLVNLYDSFFSKVNLSIAQILFGVLDLESKEGYKNLKNTFTQLLEWGILPIVNENDSVATEEVKFGDNDMLSALVSLIVGADLLVILTGVDGFLKEEKVVPFLGRITKDDLNLAGGPSGPGTGGMFTKLKSAGLLSEAGIPTAILNGKKMHVIREFLNKNEIGTLVAPSGNRVFSEEDVKEIIRKNRNANGNGGNHI, encoded by the coding sequence ATGAATTCATCCATCTTAGAACGCTCCGCTCTTTCGGAAAAAATCCGTTCCGCCGAGATGATCGTAATCAAGGTCGGTTCTGCGAGATTGTCCGGTCCTTCCTCGGAAGTGAACGACTTTCTGTTTCAATTGGTAAGCGACATCCGTCATCTCCGCGATCTCGGCAAAAAGGTGATCCTCGTTTCCTCCGGCGCGATCGCAAGAGGAAGACTTTTGTTAAGCGAACTCCCCTCTTCCATTTCCTCGGGAGATTCTCTTTCCGAAAAACAGGCGTTAGCCGCCATGGGTCAGAACCGTCTCGTCAATCTATACGACAGTTTTTTTTCCAAGGTGAATCTGAGCATCGCGCAGATTCTTTTCGGGGTTTTGGATCTCGAATCCAAAGAAGGTTATAAAAATCTAAAGAATACGTTCACGCAACTTTTGGAATGGGGAATTCTTCCCATCGTAAACGAAAACGATTCCGTTGCGACCGAAGAGGTAAAATTCGGAGACAACGATATGCTTTCGGCTCTGGTGAGTCTGATCGTAGGCGCGGATCTGCTCGTCATTCTTACCGGCGTGGACGGATTTTTGAAAGAAGAGAAGGTCGTTCCGTTTTTGGGAAGAATTACCAAAGACGATTTGAATCTCGCGGGCGGTCCGAGCGGTCCCGGAACGGGGGGTATGTTTACCAAGCTCAAATCGGCGGGTTTGTTATCCGAAGCCGGAATTCCGACCGCGATCTTAAACGGAAAGAAGATGCACGTGATCCGAGAGTTTTTGAACAAGAACGAAATCGGAACGTTAGTCGCTCCTTCTGGAAACCGAGTTTTTTCGGAAGAGGACGTAAAGGAAATCATTCGTAAGAATCGAAATGCGAACGGAAACGGAGGAAATCATATATGA
- a CDS encoding glutamate-5-semialdehyde dehydrogenase translates to MKEIEYVEDLCSHAKKASRSLKALPSSKKNKILSDLADLLEKRKSEILAANEQDLKDGKEKNLSAALMDRLLLNDKRIAAMASAVREIVSLPDPVGEVTRGLTLPNGLELVTRRVPLGVVMVIYESRPNVTIDVGALSFKSGNACILRGGSEAFHSNAILVKLFHEILNKEGIDTGAVTFVDKTDRSFMLPFFQQTASIDIVVPRGGEGLIRFVSENSKIPVVKHDKGVCNLYIDQDADPEKVIPIVINSKVQRPGVCNATENLILHNGYPFRKELLEALAKEGVELLLDPPALALFPKGKPVSEADYMEEFLDLRLSVKTVSSLEEALAFIERTSSGHTEAIVTEDVTTAKTFTNSLDSAALFVNCSTRFHDGGEFGLGAEVGISTGKLHVRGPMGLVHLTTTTTYVNGSGQIRG, encoded by the coding sequence ATGAAAGAAATCGAATACGTTGAAGACCTTTGTTCGCACGCGAAAAAAGCTTCCAGAAGTCTAAAGGCGCTTCCTTCCTCCAAAAAGAATAAAATTCTTTCTGATCTCGCGGACCTGCTCGAAAAAAGAAAATCGGAAATCCTCGCCGCAAACGAACAGGATCTCAAAGACGGTAAGGAAAAAAATCTTTCCGCGGCCTTGATGGACCGCCTTTTGTTAAACGACAAGAGAATCGCCGCGATGGCTTCCGCGGTTCGGGAAATCGTAAGTCTTCCCGATCCAGTGGGAGAAGTTACGCGCGGCTTGACTCTTCCAAACGGTCTTGAACTCGTAACGAGACGGGTTCCGCTCGGGGTCGTTATGGTGATCTACGAATCTCGTCCGAATGTCACGATCGACGTGGGTGCGCTTTCCTTTAAATCGGGAAACGCTTGTATTCTTAGAGGAGGAAGCGAAGCGTTTCACTCGAACGCGATCCTCGTAAAACTATTTCATGAAATTCTAAATAAAGAAGGAATAGACACGGGAGCGGTGACGTTCGTGGACAAAACGGATCGATCGTTTATGCTTCCCTTCTTTCAACAAACCGCGTCGATCGATATCGTAGTTCCGAGAGGCGGAGAAGGTTTGATCCGGTTCGTCAGCGAAAATTCCAAAATCCCCGTCGTCAAACACGACAAAGGCGTTTGTAATCTTTACATCGATCAGGACGCGGATCCCGAGAAAGTGATTCCGATCGTAATCAACTCGAAGGTCCAAAGACCCGGAGTTTGCAACGCGACTGAGAATCTGATTCTTCATAACGGATATCCGTTCCGCAAAGAACTGTTAGAGGCTCTTGCAAAAGAAGGCGTGGAACTTCTTTTAGATCCCCCCGCTCTGGCTTTGTTTCCGAAAGGAAAACCGGTAAGCGAAGCCGACTACATGGAAGAATTCTTAGATCTGAGACTTTCCGTAAAAACGGTTTCTTCTCTGGAGGAAGCGTTGGCGTTTATCGAAAGGACCTCATCGGGTCACACGGAAGCGATCGTAACGGAAGACGTAACCACCGCGAAAACGTTTACGAACTCCTTGGATTCCGCAGCGCTTTTCGTGAATTGTTCCACCCGCTTTCACGACGGAGGAGAATTCGGCCTGGGAGCGGAAGTCGGAATTTCCACCGGTAAACTTCATGTTCGCGGACCGATGGGTTTGGTGCATCTCACGACTACGACCACTTACGTCAACGGAAGCGGACAAATCCGAGGTTAA
- the nadD gene encoding nicotinate (nicotinamide) nucleotide adenylyltransferase: MSGESQILTGIFGGSFDPPHLGHSGILKSFFQEVPECKEVFLIPNRQNPLKNEKRTSSETILEMLHIFVSEFRETIRILDLELKRTGPSFTIQTILELKASYPNREFLLLIGEDNYSNFHQWKDWKEILNHVHEVFVFRRFSENIPANDHLSGKGRFRFLNNPLIPVSSTDLRISFAKSDSASAALKRERLSENILAYIEKNGLYRK, from the coding sequence TTGTCCGGTGAATCCCAAATTCTCACCGGAATCTTCGGAGGAAGTTTCGATCCTCCCCACCTAGGACATTCAGGAATCCTAAAGTCTTTTTTTCAGGAAGTTCCCGAATGTAAGGAAGTCTTTCTGATTCCCAATCGGCAAAATCCTCTCAAAAACGAGAAGAGGACTTCCTCCGAAACTATATTAGAGATGTTGCATATTTTTGTTTCCGAATTTCGGGAAACGATCCGCATCCTGGACTTGGAACTCAAACGAACAGGCCCAAGCTTTACGATTCAAACGATCTTGGAACTGAAGGCTTCTTATCCGAATCGCGAGTTTTTGCTTTTGATCGGAGAGGATAATTATTCGAACTTTCATCAGTGGAAGGATTGGAAAGAAATCCTCAACCACGTGCATGAGGTTTTCGTGTTCCGTCGTTTTTCGGAAAACATTCCGGCGAACGACCACCTTTCCGGAAAAGGACGGTTTCGTTTTTTAAACAATCCGCTGATTCCGGTAAGCTCCACGGACTTGAGAATTTCTTTTGCTAAGTCCGATTCCGCTTCGGCGGCTTTGAAGCGAGAACGGCTTTCCGAAAACATTTTAGCTTACATCGAGAAGAACGGCTTATATCGTAAGTAG
- a CDS encoding rhomboid family intramembrane serine protease — protein MLIFEKANFLGRIPFVTLSLIVLMFLLNIFQADDIQLSSDNINSYNLITSIFAHANFIHFLGNAFYLYMFGDNVEDVLGHIIYLCLFVLLGLIANYSFILLHTGEDFRLVGASGAISGVLGLYLIFFPNVKSDVVFPVKVTRYSWDYITLRNIPISWSLTLWFIIQVAFTIYESIGSFGVAFSAHVGGFIAGILFGLLLKKLGFIDRHSLRLQRLVKDKMSVLCPSCNTPKKIPKYGRYKCGACDCEFLFDSKGKRILIP, from the coding sequence ATGTTAATCTTTGAAAAGGCAAATTTTTTAGGAAGAATTCCTTTCGTTACTCTTTCCCTGATTGTTTTAATGTTCCTCTTGAACATATTTCAAGCGGACGACATACAACTTTCTTCCGATAACATCAATTCTTACAATCTGATTACTTCGATCTTTGCCCATGCCAATTTCATACATTTCTTAGGAAATGCTTTCTATCTTTATATGTTCGGCGACAATGTTGAGGATGTTCTCGGTCATATAATTTATTTATGCTTATTTGTTTTACTGGGACTCATCGCCAATTACTCCTTTATTCTTCTGCACACCGGAGAAGACTTTCGATTGGTCGGCGCCTCAGGAGCAATTTCGGGAGTTTTAGGTTTATATCTAATTTTTTTTCCAAATGTAAAATCAGACGTTGTTTTTCCGGTTAAAGTTACGCGCTACAGCTGGGATTATATAACGCTCCGGAATATCCCGATATCATGGAGTCTCACTCTCTGGTTTATCATTCAGGTAGCTTTTACCATTTACGAATCGATCGGTTCATTCGGTGTTGCTTTCTCCGCTCATGTAGGAGGTTTCATTGCGGGAATTCTATTTGGCTTGTTATTAAAAAAATTAGGTTTTATTGATAGACATTCCCTGAGGCTGCAGCGCCTGGTCAAAGATAAAATGAGTGTCTTATGTCCTTCTTGCAACACTCCCAAGAAAATACCGAAGTATGGAAGATATAAATGCGGAGCCTGTGATTGTGAATTCCTCTTTGATAGCAAAGGAAAAAGAATACTAATACCTTGA